In the genome of Pelobacter seleniigenes DSM 18267, one region contains:
- a CDS encoding GGDEF domain-containing protein has product MNNTALVIAADDARKGRIVDNLSATGLFEHIKPLSSPAALFRHLKSDQVDMVCWAVEEDIPSTTWLDKLQANEYWHDLPVIAFAEDQQSLLKGFLLGASDSVHVEINQHELNARINRHLQHWQKLLDLRKSQEQLQKMALTDPLTNLANRAAFDLNIKQVAARSQRSGVPYSLLLIDLDHFKSINDTFGHPTGDQVLRQAAEAIRQSSRDSDICCRYGGEEFVVILPDTNARNAEVLATRIHRKLAKQMLPEQIQVSVSIGISSSNHHNGGHPAALVEEADQAMYRAKEKGRNRTEIWRIDILNPKVQMAFSSSPRLAFGA; this is encoded by the coding sequence ATGAATAATACAGCTCTGGTCATCGCGGCTGACGACGCCAGAAAGGGGCGCATAGTCGACAACCTTTCTGCAACCGGGCTATTTGAACATATCAAACCCTTGAGTTCTCCGGCCGCCTTATTCCGCCATCTCAAATCGGACCAGGTCGACATGGTTTGCTGGGCCGTTGAGGAGGATATTCCATCGACAACCTGGCTCGACAAGTTACAGGCCAACGAATACTGGCATGACCTGCCGGTCATCGCCTTTGCCGAAGATCAGCAGAGCCTGCTCAAAGGATTTCTGCTCGGGGCCAGCGACTCCGTCCACGTGGAAATCAACCAGCATGAGTTGAATGCCAGAATAAATCGTCATCTGCAGCATTGGCAAAAACTGCTTGACCTGCGCAAAAGCCAGGAACAGCTGCAGAAGATGGCCTTGACCGACCCACTGACCAACCTCGCCAACCGGGCGGCCTTTGACCTGAACATCAAACAGGTCGCGGCAAGATCCCAACGCAGCGGGGTTCCCTACAGCCTGCTGTTGATTGACCTTGATCATTTCAAAAGTATCAATGATACCTTTGGTCACCCCACCGGCGACCAGGTGCTACGCCAGGCTGCTGAAGCGATCAGGCAATCTTCCCGCGACTCCGATATCTGCTGTCGTTACGGCGGCGAAGAATTCGTTGTCATTCTGCCGGATACCAACGCCCGAAATGCTGAAGTCCTGGCAACGCGCATCCACCGCAAGCTGGCTAAACAGATGTTGCCGGAACAGATTCAGGTCAGTGTCAGCATCGGCATCAGCAGCTCAAACCACCACAACGGCGGACATCCTGCAGCTTTGGTTGAAGAAGCCGACCAGGCGATGTATAGAGCCAAGGAAAAGGGGCGTAATCGGACCGAAATCTGGAGAATTGATATCCTGAACCCGAAAGTCCAGATGGCCTTTTCCTCTTCGCCGCGCCTGGCATTCGGAGCCTGA
- the dnaX gene encoding DNA polymerase III subunit gamma/tau — MSYLVLARKWRPQQFDDLVGQEHVSQTLKNAITADRVHHAFLFTGARGVGKTSAARIFAKALNCQQGPTTEPCGVCPSCVDITGSQGIDVLEIDGASNTGVDDIRDLRENIRYLPSQSRYKIFIIDEVHMLSINAFNALLKTLEEPPEHAKFIFATTEPHKIPITILSRCQRFDFKKIAMEPLVERLRFIVTEEGLEVSDAGLAIIARNGGGSMRDALSTLDQVIAFCGDKVEDDELQGLLGLVSRRLLLAAVEAIFDRDPRQALALIQKIDEHGHSFRQFNQQLVELVRTLVIIKVVPAPEDLVDYSASELQELRSLVADIGLEDLQRILAILIRAEADLATSNYPRLTMEMVLVRLATLPAGIDVATLIGRLESLEKRLAHESGGARAASPPQRPAPPEPDTPPPQESAGKKPEALPAEETGHEKSWAGLVEFVKQQRRPRISALLEQSSVLNLAVPHLKIGMPERFYVLADSEMRQQLDKMASEYFGAAVTVDVEKVANGEKAPLSLHQERARQESDRQKKLRENAVEHPLIKAALDIFEGQIETVKPIDKGYV, encoded by the coding sequence ATGTCCTATCTGGTTCTGGCACGTAAGTGGCGGCCACAACAATTTGATGACCTTGTCGGCCAGGAACATGTCAGTCAAACCCTGAAGAACGCTATTACCGCGGATCGGGTTCACCATGCCTTTCTTTTCACCGGTGCCCGCGGAGTTGGCAAAACCTCGGCCGCGCGAATCTTTGCCAAGGCCCTGAACTGTCAGCAGGGACCGACGACCGAGCCCTGCGGGGTCTGCCCGTCCTGTGTCGATATTACCGGAAGCCAGGGTATTGACGTTCTGGAGATTGACGGTGCCTCCAATACCGGTGTCGATGATATCCGGGATTTGCGTGAAAATATCCGCTATCTGCCCTCCCAGTCGCGCTATAAGATTTTCATCATTGATGAAGTTCATATGCTCTCAATTAACGCCTTCAATGCCCTGTTGAAGACTCTTGAAGAGCCTCCGGAACACGCCAAATTCATTTTTGCCACGACTGAGCCGCACAAAATCCCGATTACGATCCTGTCTCGTTGTCAACGCTTTGACTTTAAAAAAATCGCCATGGAACCTCTGGTTGAGCGGTTGCGTTTTATCGTGACCGAGGAAGGCCTTGAGGTGTCCGATGCCGGGTTGGCGATTATCGCCAGGAATGGCGGTGGCAGTATGCGTGATGCACTGTCGACCCTGGATCAGGTGATCGCTTTCTGTGGAGACAAGGTCGAGGATGATGAATTGCAGGGGCTGCTCGGACTGGTCAGTCGTCGGCTGCTCCTGGCTGCGGTTGAGGCGATTTTTGATCGTGATCCCCGCCAGGCATTGGCGCTGATCCAGAAGATCGATGAGCATGGCCATTCATTTCGGCAGTTCAATCAGCAGCTGGTTGAACTGGTACGTACGCTGGTCATTATCAAGGTTGTCCCCGCGCCCGAAGATCTGGTTGATTACAGTGCTTCCGAATTGCAGGAGCTGCGTTCTCTGGTGGCGGATATCGGCCTGGAGGATCTCCAACGGATTCTGGCCATTTTGATTCGGGCGGAAGCCGATTTGGCCACCTCCAATTATCCTCGCCTGACCATGGAGATGGTGCTGGTGCGGTTGGCCACCTTGCCGGCCGGTATTGATGTCGCGACTTTGATCGGGCGCCTGGAAAGCCTGGAAAAGCGTCTTGCTCACGAGTCCGGTGGCGCCAGGGCTGCGTCCCCGCCGCAGCGGCCGGCTCCACCGGAACCGGATACTCCACCCCCACAGGAGTCTGCAGGAAAAAAGCCTGAGGCCCTGCCTGCGGAAGAAACCGGACATGAAAAAAGCTGGGCAGGGCTGGTCGAATTTGTGAAGCAACAGCGACGACCGAGGATTTCTGCGTTGCTGGAACAGTCCAGTGTTTTGAACCTGGCGGTGCCACACCTTAAAATCGGTATGCCGGAGCGGTTCTATGTCCTTGCCGATAGTGAGATGCGCCAGCAGCTCGACAAGATGGCCAGTGAGTATTTTGGCGCTGCCGTTACGGTCGATGTGGAAAAGGTCGCCAACGGCGAAAAAGCACCACTGTCATTGCATCAGGAGCGGGCTCGGCAGGAGAGTGATCGGCAGAAAAAATTGCGTGAAAATGCCGTTGAGCACCCCCTGATCAAGGCGGCACTGGACATCTTTGAGGGGCAGATAGAGACGGTTAAACCAATTGATAAAGGCTATGTCTGA
- a CDS encoding YbaB/EbfC family nucleoid-associated protein produces the protein MAKGLGNIMKQAQQMQARIARVQQELETKEVEATAGGGMVTARVNGKQQLLELKIEKDVVDPEDVEMLQDLVLAAVNEAIKKSQEMIQEEMGKVTGGMNLPGLF, from the coding sequence ATGGCAAAAGGTCTTGGCAATATCATGAAGCAGGCGCAGCAGATGCAGGCGCGTATCGCTCGGGTTCAGCAGGAACTCGAAACCAAAGAGGTCGAGGCGACCGCAGGCGGGGGGATGGTCACTGCCCGCGTCAACGGCAAGCAGCAATTGCTTGAATTGAAGATCGAAAAGGATGTTGTCGACCCCGAGGATGTCGAAATGCTGCAAGATCTGGTGCTGGCGGCGGTTAATGAAGCGATCAAGAAAAGCCAGGAGATGATTCAGGAAGAAATGGGCAAGGTCACCGGGGGAATGAATCTACCAGGGCTGTTTTAG
- a CDS encoding flagellar brake protein yields the protein MSVLDHLKEYRVVKAVLTLQDDRQQVLDGVAKATRPPLFEITFLPNQLDPSLINKEEFSQISFDVAGENKIIKARIDSSPEPAKLLLEMIDSFTHQQKRNYFRIDAELSVSYWKVDEENPSAKSVQKPVNISGGGMRLPVAEKIANGSELGLEIIIDEPQAVVIECVGQVVGNYDVGGEHQIALKFTDIEEEAQDAIVAYCLAEQRKQLRLKVKVLGNSEE from the coding sequence ATGTCTGTTCTTGATCATTTGAAAGAGTATCGTGTCGTTAAAGCTGTTCTGACCCTCCAGGATGACCGCCAACAGGTCCTGGACGGGGTTGCCAAAGCGACCCGGCCACCTCTGTTTGAAATAACTTTCCTGCCCAATCAGCTTGATCCTTCATTGATTAACAAGGAAGAATTCAGCCAAATCAGTTTCGATGTCGCCGGAGAAAATAAGATCATCAAGGCGCGCATCGATTCCTCCCCTGAGCCCGCCAAGCTGCTGCTGGAAATGATTGATTCCTTTACCCATCAGCAAAAGCGCAATTATTTCCGGATTGATGCTGAACTGTCGGTCAGTTACTGGAAGGTTGATGAAGAAAATCCCAGCGCCAAGTCGGTACAAAAGCCGGTCAATATCAGCGGAGGAGGCATGCGCCTGCCGGTTGCGGAGAAAATTGCCAATGGCAGTGAATTGGGCCTGGAAATTATTATCGATGAACCGCAGGCTGTCGTCATTGAATGTGTCGGCCAGGTGGTCGGAAATTACGATGTAGGCGGTGAACACCAGATTGCTCTGAAATTTACGGATATTGAAGAAGAGGCCCAGGACGCCATCGTGGCTTATTGCCTGGCCGAACAACGTAAACAACTGCGCTTGAAGGTCAAGGTTCTCGGCAACAGTGAAGAGTGA
- a CDS encoding EscU/YscU/HrcU family type III secretion system export apparatus switch protein: protein MNRKDKSRLQAVALHYDRDSGKVPQVTAAGRGDLAEQILAAARAAGVDIVEDPDMMEILGRIPVGQSIPPELFQVIAEILAFLYRLNGRYETGQGE, encoded by the coding sequence ATGAATCGTAAAGATAAGAGCCGTCTGCAGGCGGTGGCCTTGCATTATGATCGGGACTCCGGCAAGGTTCCGCAGGTGACAGCTGCCGGGCGGGGAGACTTGGCGGAACAGATTCTGGCTGCGGCCAGGGCCGCCGGCGTCGATATTGTCGAAGATCCGGATATGATGGAAATTCTGGGCCGGATTCCGGTGGGACAAAGTATCCCCCCTGAACTATTTCAGGTTATTGCCGAAATTCTGGCTTTCCTATATCGTTTGAACGGGCGTTATGAAACCGGGCAGGGAGAGTAA
- the fliS gene encoding flagellar export chaperone FliS — translation MNAYVNQYKNNQILNASPEQILIMLYDGAIRFVRQARQAMLDKHELEKSKAIGKAVAIVAEFSNTLDREMGGAVAENLSNLYDFMLRELSAANVQRDAAKLDPVEQILLDLREGFAGAIEVNRQQQPSSVGLSGENRLAATF, via the coding sequence ATGAATGCTTATGTCAATCAATATAAAAACAACCAGATCCTGAATGCTTCACCCGAGCAGATTCTGATCATGCTTTACGATGGGGCGATCCGCTTTGTCCGCCAGGCAAGACAGGCGATGCTCGACAAGCATGAGCTTGAAAAATCCAAAGCGATCGGGAAGGCGGTTGCCATTGTCGCTGAGTTCTCCAACACTTTGGATCGTGAAATGGGCGGCGCCGTCGCTGAAAACCTGAGTAATCTTTATGATTTCATGCTGCGTGAGCTGTCCGCCGCCAATGTTCAGCGAGACGCTGCAAAACTTGATCCGGTGGAACAGATCCTGCTCGACCTGCGGGAAGGATTTGCCGGAGCGATTGAGGTTAATCGGCAACAGCAGCCTTCGTCCGTTGGCCTCTCCGGGGAAAACAGGCTCGCTGCAACCTTTTAA
- a CDS encoding DUF1820 family protein — translation MSNKTIYRIFFTSQGKAYELYARKVEQADLHGFVMIEGLLFGESSSLLHNPAEESLKKEFEGVDRFMVPYHQVNRIDEVEREGRGKIVSLSGGQESHAGGVVLVAPSPGPK, via the coding sequence ATGAGTAACAAAACGATTTACCGGATTTTTTTTACCAGTCAAGGGAAAGCCTACGAACTTTACGCGCGCAAGGTTGAACAGGCCGACCTGCACGGTTTTGTGATGATCGAGGGGTTGCTGTTCGGGGAATCTTCCAGTTTGCTGCATAATCCTGCCGAAGAGAGTCTGAAAAAGGAATTTGAGGGGGTGGACCGATTTATGGTCCCCTATCATCAGGTTAATCGGATCGATGAGGTGGAGCGGGAAGGCCGCGGCAAAATCGTCTCCTTGTCAGGGGGGCAGGAAAGTCATGCGGGCGGGGTGGTGTTGGTGGCTCCGTCACCCGGTCCAAAATAA
- the recR gene encoding recombination mediator RecR has protein sequence MLGSLPSFARLEAELSKLPGVGNKTAARLAFHLLRAPRQDVEALASALLEMKSKVRFCQQCFHISEQELCEICSNDGREAQKLCIVEEPQDLLAIERSRSFLGLYHVLHGALSPLDGIGPDDLKIPQLLQRLEQGQVDEVILATNFTVEGEATALYLAKILKEKGLRVSRLAHGIPTGSDLEYIDSGTVQQAVDGRREL, from the coding sequence ATGTTAGGCTCGCTTCCGTCTTTTGCCCGCTTGGAGGCTGAATTAAGCAAGCTTCCAGGGGTTGGCAACAAGACAGCAGCCCGCTTGGCGTTTCATTTGCTGCGGGCGCCCCGGCAGGATGTCGAGGCATTGGCTTCGGCATTGCTGGAAATGAAAAGCAAAGTACGTTTCTGTCAGCAGTGTTTTCATATCTCTGAACAGGAACTGTGTGAGATCTGTTCCAATGACGGGCGTGAAGCACAGAAGCTTTGTATTGTTGAAGAACCGCAAGATCTGCTTGCGATAGAGCGAAGTCGCTCTTTCCTAGGTTTATATCATGTCCTGCACGGTGCGCTCTCTCCGCTGGATGGAATAGGGCCGGACGATTTGAAAATACCTCAATTGCTGCAACGACTGGAGCAGGGCCAGGTGGATGAAGTCATCTTGGCGACCAATTTCACCGTAGAAGGTGAGGCGACAGCGTTATACCTGGCAAAAATTCTCAAAGAGAAAGGGCTGCGCGTTTCGCGCCTGGCCCATGGAATTCCAACCGGAAGCGATCTTGAATATATCGATTCAGGGACTGTTCAGCAGGCTGTGGATGGTCGTCGTGAACTTTGA
- the nifJ gene encoding pyruvate:ferredoxin (flavodoxin) oxidoreductase, giving the protein MSRKMVNIDGNAAAAHVAHATNEVIAIYPITPSSVMGEISDAKSAVGQKNIWGTVPKVVELQSEGGAAGAVHGALQAGAMTTTFTASQGLLLMIPNMFKIAGELTPTVFHVSARALATSALSIFGDHSDVMACRSTGWTMLCSNNPQEVMDFALIAQAATLESRVPVLHFFDGFRTSHEIQKIEELTQDDMRHMINDELVAAHRRRALSPDAPKLRGTAQNPDVYFHTRESVNKYYTTVPETMQAQMDKFAKLVGRQYNLVDYVGAPDAERVVVMMGSGCEAMEETVEYLVSQGEKVGMIKIRLFLPFPTEQFCKALPKSVKKISVLDRTKEPGSIGEPLYQAIRTALGEGMAEGYVDLGGYPTVVGGRYGLGSFEFNAGMCKAVLDNLSKDKPKNHFIVGFNDDVLGSSLAFDPSFKVPFDGYSAMFFGLGSDGTVGANKNSIKIIGSATDNKVQAYFVYDSKKAGSMTTSHLRFGQKEIKSTYLIDQANFVACHNFSFLEKYDMLKNAKEGATFLLNAPYGKDEIWTHLPKQVQQTIIDKKLKFFVIDGIHLGEKIGLGARINVVMQTAFFKISGIIPEEVAITKIKDAIVKSYSKAGEKVVNMNKQAVDMALENVFEVAVPATADSTIEMQTGKWGAFSETVQKSLGPIIDGVGHELPLSALPADGTFPTGTSCIEKRNIAVNIPVWEKDLCIQCGICSLVCPHASIRMKIYDEKELAGAPETFKSCAAKGKDMDGRLFTLQVAPEDCTGCGACVHNCPVKSKDDETKKAINMTFQAPLRDAEAANFKFFLGLPDTDPALINRATLKGSQLLPPMFEFSGACAGCGETPFVKLCSQLFGDRMLVANATGCSSIYGGNLPTTPWTTRKDGLGPAWSNSLFEDNAEFGYGMRLAVDKTSEYAREMLERNIECGCAACEGTAELKREILDAAQDSQDAIEEQRARVKKLRKILEKCTHETAKPLLVDLDYLVVKSVWIHGGDGWAYDIGYGGLDHVLASGENVNVLVLDTEVYSNTGGQASKSTPLGAVAQFAAGGKAMPKKDLGMIAMTYGNIYVAKVSLANPAQAVKAFLEADAYDGPSLIIAYTHCIAHGINMTSGVDTCKEAVASGHWQLYRFDPRLAAEGKNPLQFDSKDPSMSFQDYASKQNRYRVLKKINPERSDSMMAKANKLTVDNFNMYKYLAEMKVGEDK; this is encoded by the coding sequence ATGTCTCGAAAGATGGTCAACATTGACGGTAATGCCGCAGCAGCGCATGTAGCACATGCGACCAATGAGGTTATTGCCATCTATCCCATTACCCCGTCATCGGTTATGGGAGAGATTTCCGACGCCAAGAGTGCTGTCGGTCAAAAAAACATCTGGGGAACCGTTCCCAAGGTTGTTGAGCTGCAGTCTGAAGGTGGTGCGGCAGGTGCCGTTCACGGTGCTCTCCAAGCAGGTGCCATGACCACTACGTTCACCGCATCTCAGGGCCTGTTGCTGATGATCCCGAACATGTTCAAAATTGCCGGGGAATTGACTCCGACGGTTTTCCATGTCTCCGCTCGTGCGCTGGCCACTTCAGCGCTGTCGATTTTCGGCGATCATTCCGACGTCATGGCCTGCCGTTCAACCGGTTGGACCATGCTTTGCTCGAACAACCCGCAGGAAGTCATGGACTTTGCGCTGATTGCCCAGGCTGCAACGCTTGAGTCCCGGGTTCCGGTGCTGCATTTCTTCGACGGTTTCCGTACCTCTCACGAAATTCAGAAAATCGAAGAACTGACTCAAGACGACATGCGCCACATGATCAATGATGAGCTGGTTGCCGCTCATCGCCGCCGTGCCCTGTCTCCGGATGCTCCGAAGCTGCGCGGTACCGCACAGAACCCGGACGTCTATTTCCATACCCGCGAGTCGGTCAACAAATACTACACGACTGTTCCTGAAACCATGCAAGCTCAGATGGACAAATTCGCCAAGCTGGTCGGCCGTCAGTACAATCTGGTCGATTATGTCGGTGCTCCCGATGCTGAGCGTGTTGTCGTGATGATGGGCTCCGGCTGTGAAGCTATGGAAGAAACCGTCGAGTATCTGGTCAGCCAGGGTGAAAAGGTCGGCATGATCAAGATTCGCCTGTTCCTGCCGTTTCCGACTGAGCAGTTTTGTAAAGCACTGCCGAAGAGTGTCAAAAAAATCAGTGTTCTTGACCGGACCAAAGAGCCGGGTTCCATCGGCGAGCCGCTCTATCAGGCTATTCGTACCGCTCTCGGCGAAGGTATGGCCGAAGGCTATGTCGATCTCGGCGGTTACCCGACTGTGGTCGGTGGTCGTTACGGCCTCGGCTCTTTCGAGTTCAACGCCGGTATGTGTAAGGCTGTGCTCGACAACCTGTCCAAAGACAAACCTAAAAATCATTTCATCGTCGGTTTCAATGATGATGTATTGGGCAGTAGTCTTGCCTTCGATCCCAGCTTCAAAGTCCCCTTTGACGGTTATTCCGCCATGTTTTTCGGCCTGGGGTCTGACGGTACCGTCGGCGCCAACAAGAACTCGATCAAAATTATCGGTTCGGCCACCGACAACAAGGTCCAGGCGTACTTCGTCTACGACTCTAAAAAAGCTGGCAGCATGACCACTTCTCACCTGCGTTTCGGTCAGAAGGAGATCAAGAGCACCTACCTGATTGACCAGGCTAACTTTGTCGCCTGCCATAACTTCTCCTTCCTTGAGAAGTACGACATGCTCAAAAACGCCAAAGAAGGGGCAACTTTCCTGCTCAATGCTCCGTACGGCAAAGACGAAATTTGGACACATCTGCCGAAGCAGGTTCAGCAGACCATCATTGACAAAAAGCTTAAGTTTTTTGTCATCGACGGTATTCACCTTGGCGAAAAAATCGGCCTTGGCGCTCGCATCAACGTTGTTATGCAGACCGCCTTCTTCAAAATCTCGGGTATCATTCCCGAGGAAGTGGCGATCACTAAAATCAAAGACGCCATTGTTAAATCCTACAGTAAGGCCGGTGAGAAAGTCGTCAACATGAACAAGCAAGCCGTTGATATGGCTCTTGAAAATGTTTTCGAAGTCGCCGTTCCTGCAACCGCCGACAGCACCATTGAAATGCAGACCGGAAAATGGGGTGCATTCTCTGAGACTGTTCAGAAGTCTCTCGGCCCGATTATTGACGGTGTCGGTCATGAACTGCCGCTGTCCGCTCTACCGGCTGACGGTACCTTTCCGACCGGGACCTCCTGCATCGAGAAGCGTAATATTGCCGTCAATATCCCGGTCTGGGAAAAAGATCTGTGTATCCAGTGCGGGATTTGTTCGCTGGTATGTCCGCATGCCTCGATCCGCATGAAGATCTATGACGAAAAAGAACTTGCCGGGGCACCGGAAACCTTCAAGTCCTGTGCTGCTAAAGGCAAGGACATGGACGGCAGACTGTTCACCCTGCAGGTCGCTCCGGAAGATTGTACCGGTTGTGGCGCCTGTGTTCACAACTGTCCGGTGAAGAGTAAAGATGATGAAACCAAGAAGGCCATCAACATGACCTTCCAGGCTCCGCTGCGTGATGCCGAAGCCGCCAACTTCAAATTCTTCCTTGGTCTGCCTGATACTGATCCGGCACTGATCAATCGTGCAACGCTCAAAGGCAGCCAATTGTTGCCGCCGATGTTTGAGTTCTCCGGTGCTTGTGCTGGCTGTGGCGAGACTCCGTTTGTCAAGCTTTGTTCCCAGCTGTTCGGTGACCGCATGCTGGTCGCCAATGCAACCGGGTGTTCTTCCATCTATGGCGGTAACCTGCCGACCACTCCCTGGACCACTCGTAAAGACGGTCTTGGGCCGGCATGGAGTAACTCCCTGTTCGAAGACAATGCCGAGTTCGGCTACGGAATGCGTCTGGCCGTTGACAAAACTTCCGAGTACGCACGCGAAATGCTGGAGCGCAACATCGAATGCGGTTGTGCTGCCTGTGAAGGGACTGCAGAGCTGAAACGCGAAATTCTGGACGCTGCTCAGGATTCCCAGGACGCTATCGAAGAACAACGCGCCCGAGTCAAGAAACTGCGCAAGATTCTGGAAAAATGTACCCACGAAACTGCTAAGCCGTTGTTGGTTGATCTTGACTACCTGGTGGTCAAATCGGTCTGGATTCATGGTGGTGACGGTTGGGCATACGACATCGGTTACGGTGGCCTTGACCATGTTCTCGCTTCCGGCGAAAACGTCAATGTTCTGGTTCTGGATACCGAAGTTTACTCCAACACCGGCGGACAGGCATCCAAGTCGACCCCGCTCGGCGCAGTGGCTCAGTTTGCCGCTGGCGGTAAAGCAATGCCGAAGAAAGATCTCGGCATGATCGCTATGACTTACGGTAATATCTATGTTGCTAAAGTCTCGCTGGCTAACCCGGCGCAAGCAGTCAAGGCGTTCCTCGAAGCTGACGCTTACGATGGCCCGTCCTTGATCATTGCCTACACCCACTGTATTGCCCACGGTATCAACATGACCTCTGGTGTCGATACCTGTAAAGAAGCTGTCGCATCTGGTCACTGGCAGCTGTACCGCTTTGACCCGCGTCTTGCTGCCGAGGGCAAAAACCCGCTGCAGTTTGACAGTAAGGATCCGTCGATGTCCTTCCAGGATTATGCTTCCAAACAGAACCGTTACCGGGTTCTCAAGAAGATCAATCCGGAAAGGTCGGACTCCATGATGGCTAAAGCCAATAAACTGACTGTCGATAACTTCAATATGTACAAGTATCTGGCAGAGATGAAAGTTGGCGAAGATAAATAA
- a CDS encoding AEC family transporter, with product MFEFFLIFLNVVMPVFAIVLLGALLGKKLQLEARTLTRVAYYIFVPAYVFQAISTAEVPLASALKMISFILLVHLAAVLIAAGLGRYLGRSREMIAAFIMIAAFGNVGNFGLAAIQFHLGDAALPFATIYYVTISTAGFAFCVGAAGWAHGGRWGALWKVLKTPAVWATVPAMIVSGSEWPVPLMLSRMVSLLAGGMIPVMLFALGLQLQEQGKVHLSKDVLIGSTLRLGLVPALALLLAPWFALGRLEISAGVLQAAMPGAILVAIIAKENNIVPDFATSVVIVSTLASLVTLTLLMLLL from the coding sequence ATGTTCGAATTTTTCCTGATTTTTCTCAATGTGGTCATGCCAGTGTTCGCCATTGTCCTGCTGGGAGCACTGTTGGGAAAAAAGCTGCAGCTGGAAGCACGCACCCTGACCCGGGTTGCCTATTACATCTTTGTCCCGGCGTATGTATTTCAGGCCATCAGCACCGCCGAGGTTCCTTTGGCCAGTGCCCTGAAGATGATCTCCTTCATCCTCCTGGTTCATCTTGCGGCTGTGCTTATTGCGGCAGGACTGGGCCGCTATCTGGGCCGATCAAGGGAAATGATTGCTGCTTTTATCATGATTGCCGCCTTTGGCAACGTCGGTAATTTCGGTCTTGCGGCGATTCAGTTTCATCTTGGGGATGCCGCACTCCCCTTTGCGACGATTTATTACGTGACCATTTCAACGGCGGGGTTTGCCTTCTGTGTGGGAGCTGCCGGATGGGCCCATGGCGGGCGCTGGGGTGCTCTCTGGAAGGTTCTGAAAACCCCTGCTGTCTGGGCAACGGTGCCGGCGATGATTGTCTCTGGAAGTGAATGGCCGGTTCCGTTGATGCTAAGCCGAATGGTCAGTCTGCTGGCCGGGGGGATGATTCCGGTTATGTTGTTTGCCCTCGGCCTGCAATTGCAGGAACAGGGCAAGGTTCACCTGAGCAAGGATGTGTTGATCGGTTCGACGCTTCGCCTCGGGCTGGTTCCGGCATTGGCACTTTTGCTGGCCCCCTGGTTTGCTCTTGGCCGGCTTGAGATCTCTGCCGGGGTGCTGCAGGCGGCCATGCCCGGCGCCATTCTGGTCGCTATTATTGCCAAGGAAAATAATATTGTGCCCGATTTTGCCACCTCGGTCGTGATTGTCTCGACCCTGGCCAGTCTGGTCACCCTGACCCTGCTGATGCTGTTGCTTTGA